GTCATAGTCAAAGGTCTCTGCGCTGCCATTGGTAAAGCCGAAATAGTCGATTGTCTGAGTGTCGCCGGAACCGGTGACTTCGTTCACCCCCATGAAGGTATGCGCGGTGAGCGTCGCGTCCATGCTGACCGGGTGGAACTTGGAAAAGACACCGGCCAGCAGCCCGGTGGGGTTCCAGCCCGCGTTCATCAGGTCGATCAGCGATTGCGGAATGTTCCCGGCGACATTCGCCTGAACCTCGGTCCAGCTTGTTGCGCCGCCTGCGGTCATGATCAGCTTGTAAAGCGCGAGGTTCTCGCGTGGGGAATCGATCAGGACACCGTCCACCATGATGCGGCCCGACGCATCAGTCGTGATCTCGGTTCCGGCGTTGATCTTGCCAAGCGCCTCTTCCAGAGCGGATTCGACTACCTGATCGGGCGAGCGCATAATGTTTGCCCGCTCCATCTCGATTTCCTGGATGTAATCCAGCTGGTCAGCTGGGACTTCGTATTCGCCTTCTCCGCCTTCGACGAGGTGGATCGGAAAGGTCTCGCCGGTTTCAGGATTATAGCCGATCGGCACGATCTGGCCGTTCTCATCCAGCACCGGTTCACCGTTGCCGCCTCCATCACTTGGGTCAAGATCCCGGGTCAGCACCCAAAGATCACCATATAAGTCGCCTTGAGCGGCGCCGCCGGAAGTTGAAACTGAATCTGCCATAACCGTCTCCATCGTTAAGCACGCCCTGGTGCTGTCGCATTTAACGTTGGCCAGTGTATGCAAGCGCAGTCGCTACACTTTGATCGATATCATCTTTGAGTGGAAATTCTGTCGGCACAGTCCATAGCCTGATTCGCTGACGGCATTTGCACCAGCTTTTCTTACCAGCGCTGCGCCGATGGCAGCGGCTGGCAATTGCTGGGCTGGTGCGATTGGGCTGGGGGTCAACCCAGTTTACGCCATTCCTGTTGCGCGCCCATGCCTTGCCCCGGGGCAGCGGCGGCCCGTCCAGCGGCCTCTCCGGTCGCAAAGGCGGTGCCCATCACCCGAATAGAGGCATAGGCCATCGGATCGGCGCCGATGGTGCGCCCGGCGAAATAGAGGTTATCCACGCCCTTGGCGCGCAAGGCGTCCAGCGGGATGGAGGCACACCCGGTTCCGCCTACGGGGGTATAAATCGGTTGTCCGGGGACCGTGTGATCCTCCATTGGCCAAGCCGCCTTGGCCACCTCGTCGTCGCGCTGGCGCCCGGTGGCAATATCTTCTCCGGTCAGTTCATAACGGGCTGCTGGGTGGCGGCTTTCCCGGATGCCGATCTGCGGGCCGGTCTGCACCAGATAGGCGTTTTCAAACCCAGGCACATCAGAACGCAGCAGCGCGACATAGTCGTGTGCCGCTTCGCGCGCGGCGCGTTCGGCCGTGCTGAAACTGGCGGAACTCAGATCTGGCATCGGGTGGTCGAACATCATCCACCACATCTCACCGGTGTTGGGTACTTCGGTGTAGATGCCGCCGTCATCGCGAGCAGAGGGCCAGCGTCCATTGCGCCTGTAGCGTGCAAAGGCTGCCTTGATGGCCTCGCGGTCTATTGGCTGTGACCGGTCACGCCCGGCGATCCGAATGGGTGCTGAGATTGCCTGCAGGTTGCCGTTGGTATCCCCGGTGCGGCAGGGAATACCGGCGACCAATGACAGGTTGGCATCTCCGGTGGCATCCACAAATGCCTCGGCCACCACCCGGGTTCGCCCGTCCATACCGGCCAATGTCACCGCTTCGATACGATCCGACGTGCGTGTCACAGCCGCCACGCGGGTATGGAGCAACACGTCAACGCCCTGCGCCGCCAGCACCCGGTCTAGTGCCAGTTTGACCGCTTCTGGTTCCAGAAGGATGATCCAGTTGAGCGTCGTCGGCGATTGAAACGGTGCGCAATCCAGCCCGAGGTTGCGCAGCTCATCCAGGACCAGATCGGCTACCCCTCCTACGACTTTGATGGGCTCAGGCCCCTGCTGATAAAAACCGCAGTAGGCCAGCACCTGTGCGTTGGTCGCGGCGCCGCCAAGGAAACCGTATTTTTCGACCAGTAGGACCCGCGCCCCGGACTGGGCCGCGCCAAGTGCGGCACCAACCCCCCCTGCGCCGCCCCCTGCGATGACGACATCATAGTCGCTTTCGGGTTTTGCCATCATGTCCGCCACCCCAGCAGGCGCCGTTCGATAAACCCGATCACTGCGCTGGTGATGACGCCCAGAAGCGACAGGATCACCACGCCAGCGAACAGCCGTTCCAGATCATAAAGCGAGCCCGCTTCGAGGATA
This genomic stretch from Phaeobacter gallaeciensis harbors:
- a CDS encoding FAD-dependent oxidoreductase; translation: MMAKPESDYDVVIAGGGAGGVGAALGAAQSGARVLLVEKYGFLGGAATNAQVLAYCGFYQQGPEPIKVVGGVADLVLDELRNLGLDCAPFQSPTTLNWIILLEPEAVKLALDRVLAAQGVDVLLHTRVAAVTRTSDRIEAVTLAGMDGRTRVVAEAFVDATGDANLSLVAGIPCRTGDTNGNLQAISAPIRIAGRDRSQPIDREAIKAAFARYRRNGRWPSARDDGGIYTEVPNTGEMWWMMFDHPMPDLSSASFSTAERAAREAAHDYVALLRSDVPGFENAYLVQTGPQIGIRESRHPAARYELTGEDIATGRQRDDEVAKAAWPMEDHTVPGQPIYTPVGGTGCASIPLDALRAKGVDNLYFAGRTIGADPMAYASIRVMGTAFATGEAAGRAAAAPGQGMGAQQEWRKLG